The Struthio camelus isolate bStrCam1 chromosome 17, bStrCam1.hap1, whole genome shotgun sequence genome window below encodes:
- the LOC104152214 gene encoding dynein light chain 1, cytoplasmic, whose amino-acid sequence MSDRKAVIKNADMSEEMQQDAVECATQALEKYNIEKDIAAHIKKEFDKKYNPTWHCIVGRNFGSYVTHETKHFIYFYLGQVAILLFKSG is encoded by the exons ATGAGTGACCGAAAGGCTGTGATCAAGAATGCGGACATGTCAGAAGAGATGCAGCAAGATGCTGTGGAGTGTGCTACACAGGCCCTCGAGAAATACAACATTGAGAAGGACATAGCAGCTCACATAAAGAAG GAGTTTGACAAGAAATACAATCCCACTTGGCACTGCATCGTGGGAAGGAACTTTGGAAGCTACGTGACTCATGAGACAAAGCACTTCATCTACTTCTACCTCGGCCAAGTCGCTATTCTTCTCTTCAAGTCTGGTTAG